The following nucleotide sequence is from Tardiphaga sp. 709.
TGGCGATGGAGTCGAGCACGAGGCCGTAGGGCTCCTTCAGCGTCAGTACGATGGTCTTGGCGTCGGGTGCCTCGATGCTCTTGGTGAAGTCCATGAGCTTCTGGCCCATGCCGTCATTGCGGCCCCAGCGCTTCAGCGACGCCACGCAATCCTCGGCGGTGACCGGCGCGCCGTCATGCCACTTCAGGCCGTCACGCAACGTGAATGTATAGACAAGCTTGTCGTCGGAGACCTTCCAGTCGGCCATCTGCGGCTTGATCTCGTATTTCGAGTTCATGCCGAGCAGCGTATCGTAAACCATATAGCCGTGGTCGCGGACAATATAGCCGGTCGTGATGCCGGGATCGAGCACGCGCAAATCGGAATGCATCACTGCAGTGATGGTCTTGCCTGCAGCATGCGCGGGCGACGACAGCACCGGCAGCGCGAGCGCAACGGCGACCGCCAGACCGGGCAGCGCAAATTTCGTGAAGGCCGCAGAATGCTGCCAACGTGACATGTAGGACACTCAAATCTCTCCTGACTGGAATCTGACCATCGATCGATGATCGATTATGCAACGCGATAGAATTTTAGGCGCCTTCGCGTATTGCCTTTATCATTTAGGCTTCAAGGACTTGGCATCAAGCGTGATGCGCGTCAATCGCGTTTTCCACGCGATGCATCCACACGGTGTAGAATGCATTGCAATGCACATCGTCGATTTGCAAAGGCGATTGCGCTGCTGCTAAGTCATGCCCGAATTCGCGCAATACGCAGATGCATCTTGCACCTGATAATTTGTGACAAAAATTCTCATCCAAGAGGAATGACTTGATGAACCCCGCCGAACTTCCGTTTGATCTCGAGAACATGTTGCAGGGCCTGCGCACCTGGGTCGAATGCGAGAGCCCCACATGGGATGCGAACGCGGTTAACGGCATGCTCGATCTCGCGGCGCGCGATATGCAGATCATGGGTGCGACCATCGAGCGCATCGCGGGTCGTCAGGGATTCGGCGGCTGCGTCCGCGCACGTTTTCCACATCCGAAATTCGGCGAACCCGGCATCTTGATCGCGGGTCATATGGATACCGTTCATCCGGTCGGCACCAAAGAGATTCTGAAGTGGCGCCGCGAGGGCGAGCTTTGCTACGGCCCGGCGATCTGTGACATGAAGGGTGGGAATTACCTGTCGCTGGAAGCGATCCGCCAGCTCATGCGCATCTCCTACACGACGCCGCTACCGATCACTGTGCTGTTTACGCCCGACGAAGAAGTCGGCACGCCATCGACCCGCGACGTCATCGAAGCCGAGGCCGCGCGCAACAAATATGTGCTGGTGCCGGAGCCCGGCAGTGCGAATAATGGCGTCACCAGCGGACGCTATGCAATCGCCCGCTTCAATCTTGAAACCATCGGCCGGCCCAGCCATTCCGGCGCAACGCTATCGAACGGCCGTTCCGCGATTCGCGAAATGGCGAAGAAGATCGTGCAGATCGACGAGATGACAGGACCGGACTGCACCTTCAGCGTCGGCATCGTGCATGGCGGGCAATGGGTCAACTGCGTTGCCTCATCCTGCACCGGCGAAGCATTGAGCATGGCCAAGCGGCAGGAAGATCTCGACAAGGGTGTCGAGCGCATGCTCGCTCTCTCAGGCACTGAGAATGACGTGACGTTCAAGGTGACCCGTGGCGTCACCCGCCCGGTCTGGGAACCCAATGCGGGGACCATGGCCCTGTTCGAAAAGGCCAAGGCCATCAATGCGAGCCTCAAGCTGCCCGAACTAACCCATGGCAGCAAGGGCGGCGGCTCCGACGGTAATTTTACCGGCGCGATGGGCATCCCCACTCTCGACGGGCTCGGCGTTCACGGCGCCGATATGCACACGCTCAACGAATATATCGTTGCGCAGAGCCTTGTTGACCGTGGCCGCCTGATGGCGGGATTGCTGGCAACCCTCGATTAATGCAACCTCGCCCGGTTCGCGCCGCACATCGCATGGCGTGAACCGGGGGGGATGGCACAGGACTTGCTACCTTTACGTTTAAGTTTAGCGAACTTCGGGTTGAGGCAAGTTGCGACAGTGAATCAGCGTTTCTCGAAAAATCTGTGTTTCTCGCGGACAATGACGACCAAGAGCAGCGAGCCCGTGACGTTTCCGGTTGACCGACGCGGTCCAGTTACGTTCGATCAACACCACCACTAGGAAAGCGCCATGCTCGGATACCTCATTCGCCGGATTCTTGCGGCCATACCCGTTATGGGCGTGGTGGCCCTATTTGTCTTCCTGCTGCTTCGGCTGACGCCCGGCGATCCCGCTGCGATCATCGCCGGCGATAACGCGACGCCCGAACAGCTCGACCGCATCCGGACGCAGCTTGGGCTCAACGAACCGCTCTATACCCAGTTCTTCAGTTGGGTCTGGCGACTGATGCACGGTGACTTCGGCACCTCACTAATCTCCAACGTGCCCGTGCTGCAGATGGTCAACCAGCGTATCGAGCCGTCGCTGAGCATCGCGCTGAGCGTGATGATCCTGTCGATCCTGGTCGCTGTCCCGCTCGGCGTCATCGCCGCCTGGAAGCATGGCACCTGGATCGATCGCTTCGTGATGGCGCTGTCGGTGATCGGCTTCTCGGTCCCTGTATTCATGATCGGTTACGTGCTGGTCCAGATCTTCGCGATCGAATTGCGTTGGGTGCCTGTGCAGGGCTTCCGCAGCATCACACGCGGCTTCGGACCGTTCTTCGAACGCATTATTCTTCCAGCCGTCGCGCTATCCTTTGTCTATGTCGCGCTGATCGCGCGCATGACTCGCGCGGCAATGCTCGGCGTGCTCGGCGAGGATTATGTCCGCACCGCCCGCGCCAAAGGTATCAACGAGGGTGGTGTGCTATTTCGCCATGCGTTGCGCAACGCCGCGGTGCCGGTCATTACGGTGATCGGCACCGGCTTCGCGCTGCTGATCTCCGGCGTCGTCGTCACCGAAAGCGTGTTCAACCTGCCCGGCATCGGTCGCTTGACGGTCGATGCGGTGCTGGCGCGCGATTTTCCCGTGATCCAGGCCATGATCCTTTTGACGTCGGGCGTTTATGTCGGGATCAATTTGCTGATCGACCTTGCCTACGCTCTGCTCGATCCCAGAATTCGTTACTAGGAATCCGTATCTGATGGCGATCGAGTCCGTTCCCAACCCAGCCCTCCCCTCGCGCAGTGGCCCGTCGCTGGGCTTTCTCACCGCGACGCCGATCATCGCGGTGGCGACGCTCTGCCTGACGCTGGTGATCCTGTCGGCGATCTTTGCGCCGTGGCTGTCGTCGCACGATCCTCAGCTGCTCGCGCCGGCCCTGCGGCTGAAGCCGGCCAGTTCGGAATATCTGCTCGGCACCGATGCCTATGGTCGCGATGTGCTGGCGCGCATTCTCTATGGCGGCCGCATCTCGCTGCTGATCGGCCTTGGCGCGGCCGTCACCAGTATTGTCATCGGCCTGTTCATCGGCCTGTTCTCGGGCTTCTTCAAATGGATGGACGCCATCCTGATGCGCATCATGGACGGCCTGATGGCGATGCCCGGCGTGCTGCTGGCCATCGCCGTCGTGTCGCTGTCAGGCGCCACCCTGACGACGGTGCTGATTGCGATCACTATTCCGGAAATCCCCCGTGTCGCGCGACTGGTGCGTTCCGTGGTGCTGTCGGCGCGTGAGGAGCCCTATGTGGAGGCGGCGATCTCGCTCGGCTCCAGCATGCCGAAGATCATGTGGAAGCATCTGATGCCCAACACGGTGGCGCCGCTGATCGTCCAGGGCACTTTCATCGCCGCATCCGCTATTCTCACCGAGGCGATCCTGTCGTTCCTCGGCGCCGGCATCAGCCCGGAAACCCCGACCTGGGGGAATATCATGGCCGAGGGCCGCGCCTTCTTTCAGGTCAAGCCATCGCTGATCTTCTGGCCGGGACTACTGCTCTCGATTGCCATTCTCTCCGTCAATCTGATCGGCGACGCTGCCCGCGATGCGCTCGATCCCCGCATGAAACAGCGTGAGGCCGGCAAGTGAGTGAACTATTGAACCCCACCGTGAATACCCGCCCCATCGCACTGGAAATCGAAAACCTCGTCGTCGGCGTCGGCAAGAGCGGCGCCGGCAAGAAGATCATCGACGGCATTTCTCTCCAGGTGCGCCAGGGCGAAACGCTCTGCGTGGTCGGCGAAAGCGGTTCCGGCAAGTCGGTGACCTCACTCTCCACCATGGGCCTGCTGCCGCGAGATTCACTCAAAGCCATCGGCGGCAGCATTAAGTTGGTCGGCGAGGACGTGCTGCAAGCCAGCGACCGCCGCCTGCGCGAGCTCCGCGCCACGACGATGGCGATGATCTTCCAAGAGCCGATGACGGCGCTCAATCCGGTCGTCCCCGTTGGCAAGCAGATCGACGAAGTACTACGCACCCACACCAATCTCGGCGCTAGCGCCCGCCGTGCGCGCATTCTCGACATGATGGAGCAAGTGCGGCTTCCCGATGTGAAGCGCATCTTCGCGTCCTATCCGCACCGCCTCTCGGGCGGCCAGCGCCAGCGCATCATGATCGCCATGGCGCTCGTGCTGGAGCCGAAACTGCTGATCGCCGATGAGCCAACGACAGCGCTCGACGTCACCACCCAGGCGCAGATCCTCAAGCTGATGCGCGACCTTCAGAAGGATCACGGCACCGCCGTGCTGTTCATCACTCACGACATGGGCGTGGTGGCCGACATCGCCGATCGCGTCGCCGTGATGCGTCATGGACGGTTGGTGGAAACCGGAGCATTGAAAGATATTCTGAGCGCGCCCACGCAGGAGTATACCCGTAACCTGCTGTCGTCGGTGCCGAGCCTCATTCCCCGCGCGGCCCGCGAGGAAGTGGGCTTCAATCCAGTCGTGCTCGAAGCGAATGAGCTCGGCAAGGTCTATCGCGAGCGTTCCATGTTCGGGAAACCACGCGAGGTCCACGCAGCCCAGGACGTCACGCTGACACTGCGCAAGGGCCGCACGCTCGGCATCGTCGGCGAAAGCGGCTCCGGCAAATCGACCGTCGCGCGCTGTATCGTCCGACTGATCGATCCAACCTCGGGCGGCATCCGCCTCGCCGGACGCGAAATCTCCGACCTGTCACGTCACACGTTGCAGCCGCACCGCAAGAAGATACAGATCGTCTTCCAGGACCCCTATCGTTCGCTCAATCCGCGCATCACCATCGGCGAGTCCATTTGCGAAGGTCCGATCAATTTCGGCACC
It contains:
- a CDS encoding M20/M25/M40 family metallo-hydrolase; the protein is MNPAELPFDLENMLQGLRTWVECESPTWDANAVNGMLDLAARDMQIMGATIERIAGRQGFGGCVRARFPHPKFGEPGILIAGHMDTVHPVGTKEILKWRREGELCYGPAICDMKGGNYLSLEAIRQLMRISYTTPLPITVLFTPDEEVGTPSTRDVIEAEAARNKYVLVPEPGSANNGVTSGRYAIARFNLETIGRPSHSGATLSNGRSAIREMAKKIVQIDEMTGPDCTFSVGIVHGGQWVNCVASSCTGEALSMAKRQEDLDKGVERMLALSGTENDVTFKVTRGVTRPVWEPNAGTMALFEKAKAINASLKLPELTHGSKGGGSDGNFTGAMGIPTLDGLGVHGADMHTLNEYIVAQSLVDRGRLMAGLLATLD
- a CDS encoding ABC transporter permease, translating into MLGYLIRRILAAIPVMGVVALFVFLLLRLTPGDPAAIIAGDNATPEQLDRIRTQLGLNEPLYTQFFSWVWRLMHGDFGTSLISNVPVLQMVNQRIEPSLSIALSVMILSILVAVPLGVIAAWKHGTWIDRFVMALSVIGFSVPVFMIGYVLVQIFAIELRWVPVQGFRSITRGFGPFFERIILPAVALSFVYVALIARMTRAAMLGVLGEDYVRTARAKGINEGGVLFRHALRNAAVPVITVIGTGFALLISGVVVTESVFNLPGIGRLTVDAVLARDFPVIQAMILLTSGVYVGINLLIDLAYALLDPRIRY
- a CDS encoding ABC transporter permease, whose amino-acid sequence is MAIESVPNPALPSRSGPSLGFLTATPIIAVATLCLTLVILSAIFAPWLSSHDPQLLAPALRLKPASSEYLLGTDAYGRDVLARILYGGRISLLIGLGAAVTSIVIGLFIGLFSGFFKWMDAILMRIMDGLMAMPGVLLAIAVVSLSGATLTTVLIAITIPEIPRVARLVRSVVLSAREEPYVEAAISLGSSMPKIMWKHLMPNTVAPLIVQGTFIAASAILTEAILSFLGAGISPETPTWGNIMAEGRAFFQVKPSLIFWPGLLLSIAILSVNLIGDAARDALDPRMKQREAGK
- a CDS encoding ABC transporter ATP-binding protein, yielding MSELLNPTVNTRPIALEIENLVVGVGKSGAGKKIIDGISLQVRQGETLCVVGESGSGKSVTSLSTMGLLPRDSLKAIGGSIKLVGEDVLQASDRRLRELRATTMAMIFQEPMTALNPVVPVGKQIDEVLRTHTNLGASARRARILDMMEQVRLPDVKRIFASYPHRLSGGQRQRIMIAMALVLEPKLLIADEPTTALDVTTQAQILKLMRDLQKDHGTAVLFITHDMGVVADIADRVAVMRHGRLVETGALKDILSAPTQEYTRNLLSSVPSLIPRAAREEVGFNPVVLEANELGKVYRERSMFGKPREVHAAQDVTLTLRKGRTLGIVGESGSGKSTVARCIVRLIDPTSGGIRLAGREISDLSRHTLQPHRKKIQIVFQDPYRSLNPRITIGESICEGPINFGTKHSVAMARARELLELVGLPPDAVSRYPHQFSGGQRQRIAIARALALDPEVLVADEAVSALDVSVQAQVLRLLDDIQTRLGIAILFITHDLRVAAQICDDVAVMQHGRVVEQGPAAEVLANPQQAYTRQLLDAAPGRGWDFANFRAVDGSTTVPAA